The following coding sequences are from one Ammospiza nelsoni isolate bAmmNel1 chromosome 5, bAmmNel1.pri, whole genome shotgun sequence window:
- the SLCO1C1 gene encoding solute carrier organic anion transporter family member 1C1 isoform X2 produces MEVSSKENTHFFSNNTVLPVDRSSFKSESSASKEKQACCGGIKIFLGALSFVYFAKALSGSYLKSTITQIERRFDIPSSLVGVIDGSFEIGNLLIIILVSYFGAKLHRPRIIGAGCLIMSAGTFLIAMPQFFMGRYRYEIFSSTINSTVSLSPCLQDKSQTPLSALEKSQAKINAGCVQTVAIIGPIFGFLLGSLCAKLYVDIGFVDLDTVTISPKDAQWVGAWWLGYLIAGLISILAGIPFWFLPRHLPRPQGRKDSSTSSEHSRFITEDSKDQGTSSWQQAKLAEMAKDFLPSLKNLFGNPVYILYLCASIIQFNSLIGMVTYKPKYIEQQYGQTSSKTNFVIGLINIPAVAFGIFSGGLIMKRFGVGVVGAAKLSLGSSFFGYLLLLSLFAMGCGNSEVAGLTVSYHGAEAVSDHEQALISECNSGCSCSRSDWDPICGENGVTYVSPCLAGCRASNGTGKNTVFFNCSCVGTFESSQSSSAVVGPCQKGNECPKMFLYFLVISVITSYTLSVGGTPGYILLLRCIKPHLKSFALGIYTLAIRVLAGIPAPVYFGVAIDTACLKWGSKRCGGRGACRLYDSSALRYVYLGLTLVLGMVSIFFSVAVLCVLRKKSSPQDETLSANGERGACGTKSRKDSFVNSDQLIQSTYWPEKETRL; encoded by the exons ATGGAGGTTTCATCCAAGGAAAATACTCACTTTTTCTCAAACAACACAGTCTTGCCCGTGGACCGATCTTCATTCAAATCCGAATCTTCTGCATCCAAGGAAAAGCAGGCGTGTTGTGGAGGTATAAAG atatttCTTGGTGCATtgtcttttgtttattttgctaaAGCACTGTCAGGAAGTTATCTAAAAAGTACTATCACACAAATAGAAAGAAGATTTGACATCCCTTCCTCTTTGGTTGGTGTTATTGATGGAAGCTTTGAAATTG GGAACCTCCTAATCATAATTCTAGTGAGCTACTTTGGAGCAAAGCTTCACAGGCCAAGAATAATTGGAGCAGGCTGCTTAATTATGTCAGCTGGAACATTTCTAATTGCAATGCCCCAGTTCTTCATGGGAAG ATACAGGTATGAAATATTCTCTTCCACCATCAATTCCACTGTCAGCCTCTCTCCATGTCTGCAGGACAAAAGCCAAACTCCACTCTCAGCCCTGGAGAAATCTcaagcaaaaataaatgcag GCTGTGTGCAGACAGTGGCAATTATAGGGCCAATATTTGGCTTTCTCCTGGGATCCCTGTGTGCCAAACTTTACGTTGACATTGGTTTTGTGGACCTGG ACACTGTCACCATCAGCCCCAAGGATGCGCAGTGGGTGGGGGCGTGGTGGCTGGGCTACCTGATAGCTGGGCTGATCAGCATCCTGGCTGGCATCCCCTTCTGGTTCCTGCCCAGGCAcctccccaggccccagggcaggaaggactccagcacctcctctGAGCACTCCAGGTTCATCACTGAGGACAGCAAGGACCAAGGCACATCCTCCTGGCAGCAGGCGAAGCTTGCAGAGATGGCAAAAG ACTTCTTGCCATCCCTGAAGAACCTCTTTGGGAATCCAGTTTACATTCTGTATTTGTGTGCAAGTATTATTCAGTTCAATTCTTTGATTGGCATGGTGACATATAAGCCAAAGTATATTGAACAACAGTATGGGCAGACATCTTCCAAAACTAACTTTGTCATAG GTCTTATTAACATTCCTGCTGTAGCCTTTGGCATATTCTCTGGAGGACTGATCATGAAGAGATTTGGAGTCGGTGTTGTGGGGGCTGCAAAGCTTTCCCTGGGATCATCTTTCTTTGGTTACCTTTTGCTGCTCTCCTTGTTTGCCATGGGCTGTGGGAACTCGGAGGTGGCTGGACTGACTGTGTCCTACCATGG AGCTGAAGCAGTGAGTGACCACGAGCAAGCCCTGATTTCAGAGTGCAACTCAGGCTGCTCCTGTTCCAGGAGCGACTGGGACCCCATCTGTGGGGAGAATGGGGTCACCTACGTGTCcccctgcctggctggctgcCGCGCGTCCAACGGCACCGGGAAAAACACC GTATTTTTTAACTGCAGCTGCGTGGGAACCTTTGAATCTTCACAGAGCTCCTCAGCTGTGGTGGGACCGTGTCAAAAAGGAAACGAGTGCCCCAAAATGTTCCTGTATTTCCTAGTAATATCAGTTATCACTTCATACACTTTGTCAGTAGGTGGCACACCTGGATACATACTGCTCCTAAG gtGCATTAAACCCCACTTGAAATCATTTGCACTTGGCATCTATACCCTGGCAATAAGAGTACTTG CGGGGATTCCAGCCCCAGTGTATTTTGGAGTAGCCATAGACACCGCTTGCCTGAAATGGGGCAGCAAAAGATGTGGGGGAAGAGGAGCGTGCAGACTCTACGACTCCAGTGCACTCAG GTATGTGTACCTGGGGCTGACTTTGGTCTTGGGCATGGTGTCCATTTTCTTCAGTGTTGCTGTCCTTTGCGTTCTCCGAAAAAAGTCATCTCCACAAGATGAGACCCTCTCAGCCAACGGGGAGAGAGGCGCCTGTGGgacaaagagcagaaaagacAGTTTTGTCAATAGTGACCAGTTAATTCAGTCAACTTACTGGCCAGAAAAGGAGACCAGGCTTTAG
- the SLCO1C1 gene encoding solute carrier organic anion transporter family member 1C1 isoform X3 yields the protein MEVSSKENTHFFSNNTVLPVDRSSFKSESSASKEKQACCGGIKIFLGALSFVYFAKALSGSYLKSTITQIERRFDIPSSLVGVIDGSFEIGNLLIIILVSYFGAKLHRPRIIGAGCLIMSAGTFLIAMPQFFMGRYRYEIFSSTINSTVSLSPCLQDKSQTPLSALEKSQAKINAGCEKEAGSSMWIYVLLGNLLRGIGETPIQPLGIAYIDDYAVEENAALYIGCVQTVAIIGPIFGFLLGSLCAKLYVDIGFVDLDTVTISPKDAQWVGAWWLGYLIAGLISILAGIPFWFLPRHLPRPQGRKDSSTSSEHSRFITEDSKDQGTSSWQQAKLAEMAKDFLPSLKNLFGNPVYILYLCASIIQFNSLIGMVTYKPKYIEQQYGQTSSKTNFVIGLINIPAVAFGIFSGGLIMKRFGVGVVGAAKLSLGSSFFGYLLLLSLFAMGCGNSEVAGLTVSYHGAEAVSDHEQALISECNSGCSCSRSDWDPICGENGVTYVSPCLAGCRASNGTGKNTVFFNCSCVGTFESSQSSSAVVGPCQKGNECPKMFLYFLVISVITSYTLSVGGTPGYILLLRCIKPHLKSFALGIYTLAIRVLAGIPAPVYFGVAIDTACLKWGSKRCGGRGACRLYDSSALRYVYLGLTLVLGMVSIFFSVAVLCVLRKKSSPQDETLSANGERGACGTKSRKDSFVNSDQLIQSTYWPEKETRL from the exons ATGGAGGTTTCATCCAAGGAAAATACTCACTTTTTCTCAAACAACACAGTCTTGCCCGTGGACCGATCTTCATTCAAATCCGAATCTTCTGCATCCAAGGAAAAGCAGGCGTGTTGTGGAGGTATAAAG atatttCTTGGTGCATtgtcttttgtttattttgctaaAGCACTGTCAGGAAGTTATCTAAAAAGTACTATCACACAAATAGAAAGAAGATTTGACATCCCTTCCTCTTTGGTTGGTGTTATTGATGGAAGCTTTGAAATTG GGAACCTCCTAATCATAATTCTAGTGAGCTACTTTGGAGCAAAGCTTCACAGGCCAAGAATAATTGGAGCAGGCTGCTTAATTATGTCAGCTGGAACATTTCTAATTGCAATGCCCCAGTTCTTCATGGGAAG ATACAGGTATGAAATATTCTCTTCCACCATCAATTCCACTGTCAGCCTCTCTCCATGTCTGCAGGACAAAAGCCAAACTCCACTCTCAGCCCTGGAGAAATCTcaagcaaaaataaatgcag GGTGTGAGAAGGAAGCAGGCTCCTCCATGTGGATCTATGTTTTGCTTGGAAACCTCCTGCGTGGAATAGGTGAAACCCCCATCCAGCCCCTGGGAATTGCATACATTGATGATTATGCTGTCGAAGAGAATGCTGCCTTATATATTg GCTGTGTGCAGACAGTGGCAATTATAGGGCCAATATTTGGCTTTCTCCTGGGATCCCTGTGTGCCAAACTTTACGTTGACATTGGTTTTGTGGACCTGG ACACTGTCACCATCAGCCCCAAGGATGCGCAGTGGGTGGGGGCGTGGTGGCTGGGCTACCTGATAGCTGGGCTGATCAGCATCCTGGCTGGCATCCCCTTCTGGTTCCTGCCCAGGCAcctccccaggccccagggcaggaaggactccagcacctcctctGAGCACTCCAGGTTCATCACTGAGGACAGCAAGGACCAAGGCACATCCTCCTGGCAGCAGGCGAAGCTTGCAGAGATGGCAAAAG ACTTCTTGCCATCCCTGAAGAACCTCTTTGGGAATCCAGTTTACATTCTGTATTTGTGTGCAAGTATTATTCAGTTCAATTCTTTGATTGGCATGGTGACATATAAGCCAAAGTATATTGAACAACAGTATGGGCAGACATCTTCCAAAACTAACTTTGTCATAG GTCTTATTAACATTCCTGCTGTAGCCTTTGGCATATTCTCTGGAGGACTGATCATGAAGAGATTTGGAGTCGGTGTTGTGGGGGCTGCAAAGCTTTCCCTGGGATCATCTTTCTTTGGTTACCTTTTGCTGCTCTCCTTGTTTGCCATGGGCTGTGGGAACTCGGAGGTGGCTGGACTGACTGTGTCCTACCATGG AGCTGAAGCAGTGAGTGACCACGAGCAAGCCCTGATTTCAGAGTGCAACTCAGGCTGCTCCTGTTCCAGGAGCGACTGGGACCCCATCTGTGGGGAGAATGGGGTCACCTACGTGTCcccctgcctggctggctgcCGCGCGTCCAACGGCACCGGGAAAAACACC GTATTTTTTAACTGCAGCTGCGTGGGAACCTTTGAATCTTCACAGAGCTCCTCAGCTGTGGTGGGACCGTGTCAAAAAGGAAACGAGTGCCCCAAAATGTTCCTGTATTTCCTAGTAATATCAGTTATCACTTCATACACTTTGTCAGTAGGTGGCACACCTGGATACATACTGCTCCTAAG gtGCATTAAACCCCACTTGAAATCATTTGCACTTGGCATCTATACCCTGGCAATAAGAGTACTTG CGGGGATTCCAGCCCCAGTGTATTTTGGAGTAGCCATAGACACCGCTTGCCTGAAATGGGGCAGCAAAAGATGTGGGGGAAGAGGAGCGTGCAGACTCTACGACTCCAGTGCACTCAG GTATGTGTACCTGGGGCTGACTTTGGTCTTGGGCATGGTGTCCATTTTCTTCAGTGTTGCTGTCCTTTGCGTTCTCCGAAAAAAGTCATCTCCACAAGATGAGACCCTCTCAGCCAACGGGGAGAGAGGCGCCTGTGGgacaaagagcagaaaagacAGTTTTGTCAATAGTGACCAGTTAATTCAGTCAACTTACTGGCCAGAAAAGGAGACCAGGCTTTAG
- the SLCO1C1 gene encoding solute carrier organic anion transporter family member 1C1 isoform X1 has translation MREGALLEVSQPVLRDRAVPGADPQHRCPCQPSGRECHQAVPQRQRIPSWRFHPRKILTFSQTTQSCPWTDLHSNPNLLHPRKSRRVVEIFLGALSFVYFAKALSGSYLKSTITQIERRFDIPSSLVGVIDGSFEIGNLLIIILVSYFGAKLHRPRIIGAGCLIMSAGTFLIAMPQFFMGRYRYEIFSSTINSTVSLSPCLQDKSQTPLSALEKSQAKINAGCEKEAGSSMWIYVLLGNLLRGIGETPIQPLGIAYIDDYAVEENAALYIGCVQTVAIIGPIFGFLLGSLCAKLYVDIGFVDLDTVTISPKDAQWVGAWWLGYLIAGLISILAGIPFWFLPRHLPRPQGRKDSSTSSEHSRFITEDSKDQGTSSWQQAKLAEMAKDFLPSLKNLFGNPVYILYLCASIIQFNSLIGMVTYKPKYIEQQYGQTSSKTNFVIGLINIPAVAFGIFSGGLIMKRFGVGVVGAAKLSLGSSFFGYLLLLSLFAMGCGNSEVAGLTVSYHGAEAVSDHEQALISECNSGCSCSRSDWDPICGENGVTYVSPCLAGCRASNGTGKNTVFFNCSCVGTFESSQSSSAVVGPCQKGNECPKMFLYFLVISVITSYTLSVGGTPGYILLLRCIKPHLKSFALGIYTLAIRVLAGIPAPVYFGVAIDTACLKWGSKRCGGRGACRLYDSSALRYVYLGLTLVLGMVSIFFSVAVLCVLRKKSSPQDETLSANGERGACGTKSRKDSFVNSDQLIQSTYWPEKETRL, from the exons ATGAGGGAAGGGGCActcctggaggtgtcccagcctgtgctcagggacagggctgtccctggagctgacCCTCAGCACAGGTGCCCATGCCAGCCCTCGGGACGTGAGTGccaccaggctgtgccacag AGGCAGAGGATACCATCATGGAGGTTTCATCCAAGGAAAATACTCACTTTTTCTCAAACAACACAGTCTTGCCCGTGGACCGATCTTCATTCAAATCCGAATCTTCTGCATCCAAGGAAAAGCAGGCGTGTTGTGGAG atatttCTTGGTGCATtgtcttttgtttattttgctaaAGCACTGTCAGGAAGTTATCTAAAAAGTACTATCACACAAATAGAAAGAAGATTTGACATCCCTTCCTCTTTGGTTGGTGTTATTGATGGAAGCTTTGAAATTG GGAACCTCCTAATCATAATTCTAGTGAGCTACTTTGGAGCAAAGCTTCACAGGCCAAGAATAATTGGAGCAGGCTGCTTAATTATGTCAGCTGGAACATTTCTAATTGCAATGCCCCAGTTCTTCATGGGAAG ATACAGGTATGAAATATTCTCTTCCACCATCAATTCCACTGTCAGCCTCTCTCCATGTCTGCAGGACAAAAGCCAAACTCCACTCTCAGCCCTGGAGAAATCTcaagcaaaaataaatgcag GGTGTGAGAAGGAAGCAGGCTCCTCCATGTGGATCTATGTTTTGCTTGGAAACCTCCTGCGTGGAATAGGTGAAACCCCCATCCAGCCCCTGGGAATTGCATACATTGATGATTATGCTGTCGAAGAGAATGCTGCCTTATATATTg GCTGTGTGCAGACAGTGGCAATTATAGGGCCAATATTTGGCTTTCTCCTGGGATCCCTGTGTGCCAAACTTTACGTTGACATTGGTTTTGTGGACCTGG ACACTGTCACCATCAGCCCCAAGGATGCGCAGTGGGTGGGGGCGTGGTGGCTGGGCTACCTGATAGCTGGGCTGATCAGCATCCTGGCTGGCATCCCCTTCTGGTTCCTGCCCAGGCAcctccccaggccccagggcaggaaggactccagcacctcctctGAGCACTCCAGGTTCATCACTGAGGACAGCAAGGACCAAGGCACATCCTCCTGGCAGCAGGCGAAGCTTGCAGAGATGGCAAAAG ACTTCTTGCCATCCCTGAAGAACCTCTTTGGGAATCCAGTTTACATTCTGTATTTGTGTGCAAGTATTATTCAGTTCAATTCTTTGATTGGCATGGTGACATATAAGCCAAAGTATATTGAACAACAGTATGGGCAGACATCTTCCAAAACTAACTTTGTCATAG GTCTTATTAACATTCCTGCTGTAGCCTTTGGCATATTCTCTGGAGGACTGATCATGAAGAGATTTGGAGTCGGTGTTGTGGGGGCTGCAAAGCTTTCCCTGGGATCATCTTTCTTTGGTTACCTTTTGCTGCTCTCCTTGTTTGCCATGGGCTGTGGGAACTCGGAGGTGGCTGGACTGACTGTGTCCTACCATGG AGCTGAAGCAGTGAGTGACCACGAGCAAGCCCTGATTTCAGAGTGCAACTCAGGCTGCTCCTGTTCCAGGAGCGACTGGGACCCCATCTGTGGGGAGAATGGGGTCACCTACGTGTCcccctgcctggctggctgcCGCGCGTCCAACGGCACCGGGAAAAACACC GTATTTTTTAACTGCAGCTGCGTGGGAACCTTTGAATCTTCACAGAGCTCCTCAGCTGTGGTGGGACCGTGTCAAAAAGGAAACGAGTGCCCCAAAATGTTCCTGTATTTCCTAGTAATATCAGTTATCACTTCATACACTTTGTCAGTAGGTGGCACACCTGGATACATACTGCTCCTAAG gtGCATTAAACCCCACTTGAAATCATTTGCACTTGGCATCTATACCCTGGCAATAAGAGTACTTG CGGGGATTCCAGCCCCAGTGTATTTTGGAGTAGCCATAGACACCGCTTGCCTGAAATGGGGCAGCAAAAGATGTGGGGGAAGAGGAGCGTGCAGACTCTACGACTCCAGTGCACTCAG GTATGTGTACCTGGGGCTGACTTTGGTCTTGGGCATGGTGTCCATTTTCTTCAGTGTTGCTGTCCTTTGCGTTCTCCGAAAAAAGTCATCTCCACAAGATGAGACCCTCTCAGCCAACGGGGAGAGAGGCGCCTGTGGgacaaagagcagaaaagacAGTTTTGTCAATAGTGACCAGTTAATTCAGTCAACTTACTGGCCAGAAAAGGAGACCAGGCTTTAG